A genomic stretch from Methylorubrum extorquens includes:
- the cynS gene encoding cyanase (Evidence 2b : Function from indirect experimental evidences (e.g. phenotypes); PubMedId : 9294430; Product type e : enzyme) — protein MKREDLTEKLLDIKREKGWTWKYIQDEIGGISPILITAACMGQMKLPKAQAKKAAELFGLSQAEERMLNEAPYRGSIPQMPPTDPLIYRFYELVMVYGTTWKELIQEEYGDGIMSAIDFNMTMEREPNNKGDRVKLAMSGKFLPYKYYGNEDGVPEYGFKEP, from the coding sequence CGAAGACCTCACCGAGAAGCTTCTCGACATCAAGCGCGAGAAGGGCTGGACCTGGAAGTACATCCAGGACGAGATCGGAGGCATCTCGCCGATCCTCATCACCGCCGCCTGCATGGGCCAGATGAAGCTGCCGAAGGCGCAGGCCAAGAAGGCCGCCGAGCTGTTCGGGCTGAGCCAGGCCGAGGAGCGGATGCTGAACGAGGCGCCCTATCGCGGCTCGATCCCGCAGATGCCGCCGACCGATCCGCTGATCTACCGCTTCTACGAGCTGGTGATGGTCTACGGCACCACGTGGAAAGAGCTGATCCAGGAGGAGTACGGCGACGGCATCATGTCGGCAATCGACTTCAACATGACGATGGAGCGCGAGCCCAACAACAAGGGTGACCGGGTCAAGCTCGCCATGTCGGGCAAGTTCCTGCCCTACAAGTATTACGGCAACGAGGACGGCGTGCCGGAATACGGCTTCAAGGAGCCGTAG
- a CDS encoding protein of unknown function; putative exported protein (Evidence 5 : Unknown function) — MTGTTSSRIALVGVIYLLSYTAANAMNHPARTGTGGGPETTITAPHVAPTGRVIPRPQVLGSPTNGEAAQKPEPQFKDSFLMKDICVGC, encoded by the coding sequence GTGACTGGAACGACATCTTCGAGAATCGCACTCGTCGGCGTGATCTATCTGCTCTCGTACACGGCCGCGAACGCGATGAATCATCCGGCGCGGACGGGTACGGGCGGCGGCCCGGAGACGACGATCACAGCCCCGCACGTCGCGCCGACAGGGAGAGTCATCCCTCGCCCGCAGGTCTTGGGCTCACCAACAAACGGCGAGGCCGCGCAGAAGCCTGAACCTCAGTTCAAGGACAGTTTCCTCATGAAGGACATCTGTGTCGGCTGCTGA
- a CDS encoding protein of unknown function (Evidence 5 : Unknown function) — MRFSKMSFQSRFISLFDCGSFSFFVDPSYIGAPILNMRRRTSRPTGLGLEINQPRLDLFPVTRRAPFIHVASRCCQRVPGR, encoded by the coding sequence GTGCGATTCTCGAAGATGTCGTTCCAGTCACGCTTCATCTCCCTTTTCGATTGCGGATCCTTTTCGTTTTTCGTGGATCCTTCTTATATCGGGGCACCTATTCTGAATATGCGCCGCCGCACCTCGCGCCCGACCGGACTTGGACTGGAAATCAATCAGCCAAGATTGGATCTGTTTCCGGTGACCCGTCGCGCGCCTTTCATCCACGTTGCATCGCGATGCTGTCAGCGTGTTCCAGGGAGATAA
- a CDS encoding protein of unknown function; putative exported protein (Evidence 5 : Unknown function): MFRGLNRALGVLVAGALLLLPTSALARRTMDLQSPTDPNRLYCDIVVKRPGGNPTQDMTGSIGHAKSYQSGGGRANPLICYLPGTR, translated from the coding sequence TTGTTTCGTGGATTAAACCGCGCCCTGGGTGTGCTCGTTGCCGGCGCCCTTCTCCTCCTGCCGACCTCGGCGCTGGCTCGGCGAACGATGGATCTCCAAAGTCCCACCGATCCCAATCGGCTCTACTGCGACATCGTCGTGAAACGTCCGGGCGGAAACCCGACGCAGGACATGACCGGTTCGATCGGTCACGCAAAGAGCTATCAGAGTGGCGGCGGTCGAGCGAACCCGCTGATCTGTTATCTCCCTGGAACACGCTGA